The window TATGGccaacataaaaatattctacaCCAGTGCAAATAAGCATACAGAATGAGACACGTTTTCCTGACAGTCAGCGGCTCTTAGTTGAAAGACTTTGCTGTAACTAATCTCAGGTGTGGCTTCACATCCCTAAATCTGCTCCAGGCTTACTAAAGAATATGACTTTGAATTAGTCACATCCTGTAAGTTGGTGCATCCTCAACTAAGATGAGAATATTAGGACTGTGAAGGAACAGCATTACTTATTACAGGtgttaaaacatttaattgaCAGAGTAATTTGGAAGAGCCTGCCTGCCAGTCTATTTTCAGCTATTGTttaattcaaaatgtttcagaaaaacaagggaaaaactAAGTTTCTGCATCATTAACTGAAAGCATTTCTGACCAATAAGCAATCCTAACCAGAAGTGCTAAACATTATTCCCTTACCTTTCCCAAGCCATCCAGGCtgcagttattaaaaattacactttAAATTGACGGAAAATCTGCTGTTCTACCTACTCCTTTTGCTCTTTACTGGTTCCAAGAACATTCTTATTCCAAACTcctattaaattttaaatccagGTAACAATAAAGCCAAACCCACAAACTTCAGCAAGTGAGAgcttatttcaaatttatttatatgtaaattgAATATGTAAATTCCATTTTTAGAATGGAAATACTAATATAATCTGCAAAAGAAATCCTACTCCTGTAATTCATAATCATCACTTTCCATTAACTGTCCATGAATTAATTTGAATTCAGATTAATAAGTTATTAAAgatgaaggtttttttgttttacttccaTCATACCTAGCATCTTCTTGCTGTAATGCCAGCTGACTATCCAGTCGTAAAGACAACAGCTGCTTTTGATGGATTGCATCATTAAgcttctcttccagctcttcAATCTAAATacaaagaatataaatataaaattaagaaaagaagttactttggtaattttttaaaacatatttgacAGAAAGAacaacttcaaagaaaaaagtagagaGCCCAATGCGCTAGGAAGTACAATAATGATTGTGTAACAAGACCTCTAAATATGCTAAGGCTTCATAAAATACAGTATGGATTTTGCCTCAATgaactagaaataaaaaagatttagttctacaattaatatttttggcCAAAAAATATTGACCTGTTCAGCTGATTTCAAACTAGGCTTAAACTCAGAGCAGCAAGCCAGTCAAAGCCACAGTCAGTACACAGTAGGTTGTAAATATTGACTGCATACAAACGTGGCCAAGCTTTTACACTTTTCTCAATTTCATGTATCTTAGTGGAAACTGTAGACAACAAAATCTCCTACTATTAGCATGTTATATTAGGCACATCTTCATTAATTGATCATTGAACAGCATTCAGATGACTTTCCAGTATTCCACAAGTTCAGGATAAAAGCTTTATGAAATTGCTTACATCAATGATAAAATTATTTGCCATTTCTGAAAGAATACAggtcttttccctttgtttttaggaaaggaaaaactaaTTTCATCCCCCTCATCCATTATTTGTAAGTATAACACGTTGGACAAAAATCAGATAAGTTTTACAtagctttgtttcttccttttccattaaaaaaaaaaaagctaagtaGGCTTCCAGTATGCAATTCACAGAAATTCTTTTCAGAATGGAAGTTTCTACCATACTCTAAAAgcaccagaaataaaaaaggaatatatgACAAAAGAAGTAACATTTCTTACCTTTGTCAAATATTCTACTTTCAAGTTGTCAATCATCAAGTTTTTCTGAGATAATTCTATTTTAAGCAGCTGCAGATTATGGAGTAACTCCTTCCGTTCAATCAGCTGCTTAGTGATTCTAACAGtgccttctctttcttcagaggaagaaacatCATCGGTTGGTATTGTGGTTTCTAAGCTAATATCTTCAGACTCCAAGGAGCTAGAAATGTTTACTCTCCTGATTTCCTTAGAGCTTTTatgtgacattttctttcattatttgcaaagctttttaaagttataCTTTGAGATGAGCCCCCCTGAAGAATCAACTGCAAGAATCAAAACAATTAAGTAAAAGGCATTATGTCATTATGAAAAACTAAACAAGAACACCAAGCAATGTTTCTCAACAACAcatgaatttttttattcacccaagataaacattttaagaagCTCTGAAGGGCAGTTGCGTGAGGACTCTCTTCCTAAATAATTATTAACAAGGATTTTGACTGCAATAAGCTCAATACTGGTGTGAATCAAGCTTACTTGTAAGACGTTATAGCTAAATCAAGATGTGCACCTGCCATTCACGCTGTCAGATGTGCACGCACTGAAAACTCCTGAGACGCATGGGGCATACAGAGAACATCCAATAAGGGGCATACGTAACAAGACTAGCTAGAGAAAATGGTGAAGAAATACTTTGATGCCCACCTTTATCTTCCCTAAAGAAGTAGCTCCATCGTTCTTATCAGGCTAATTCGCTAGTACTTTCCAAAAGCGAGCTACTTAACAGTCACGCATACTTTTACAACTACTTGGTACAGACCACAGCTTTTACTTAATAGATGCACAGACTAGCGCATGCTGCTCAAAGAGAAGGGGCATGCTGCACCCGGAGCCCACGCCAGCTGGGCTGCCCTGCGGCGAGGGGCGCGGAGCCCGCCGGGGACTAGCTCTCCCGGGCCGCTGCGCCTCCGCAGGGCAGCACCGCCACCCCTCCTTGCCCCACGGCAGAGGCAGCTCGGTGGAGGAGATGCTGTTGTACCCGTCGGATGCCCAGCTCCGCGGAAGGCAACGAGCAACTGCCCGACCGGTAACGGCACGCGGCGGGGCGGGGTGTGGGGGAGCGGGCCCTAGCCCGCCGATCTCCTCACACACCGCGACAGGAAGGGCCCGCGCAGCCCCAAGCACTTACCTCAGCCGGCGGCCACGGGCCCGGTGGCGCATGCGCGTCCTTCCGCCTTCCCTCAGGGCGGCTGAGGCGGGGCTGCGCGACGCCATCACCACGGCGACCGGGGGGGGGAGGCTCCGCCGCGCGCCGCTTCCCGCGCCGCTTCCCGCGCTCTGCCGCGCGGCACGATGGGAGGCGGAGCCTCTCCTCCGcggtgcgtgccgggaggcgcTGGGTCGGCCGGGTTGCCGCGGCGCGCGCCATGCTGACCTCGCGGATGTTCCTGAAGCGCACGCGGGCGGGCGCCGTGGTGAAGGTGGTGCGCGAGCACTACCTGCGCGATGACATCCCCTGCGGCGCCGCCGCCTGCCgcctctgccccccccgccccgccgggcccggccTCGGCCTACAGGCGCAGCCCAGCggggctgccagcagcctcTGCCCCGGGCCGCACTACCTCCTGCCCGACACCAACCTCCTCCTTCACCAGGTGAGCGGCTCCCGGAGACGACTCCGGTGAGGGGGTGGGCGGCGGCTGTCTCAGCGGATCCACAGGCCCGGGCGCCGGGGAGGGCCCGCCGCCTCCCTCTGGGCCCGGCCGTGCATCCTGTGGAGCTTTAAGCCTTGCTGCAGCCTTGATTAAATCCGTGCGGGTGTGAGTTAACCGGCTCCCCTTAGGCGTGGGGTTCCGGCGTCGTCCCTGGAGGGGCGCGTTTAGCAGTGCCTCGTCGGGCTTGTGACTGCTGGATCCCTGAACGCGTagtcttttccttccctgccagcTATGGAGGAGGCCTTCAGCATCACCGAGTCTAGTCTGTGATATAAGATCTATATTCTGATTTTATGTTTTGCTGCCTGAACGGTAGGAataaaaaccagcatttttttgtttgtcgTGGTCTGATATGGGTATGTAATAGAGCGAATAGACTGTGAAGCAGTGATCGGGATCTTCAGGTGGTCACTGAATTTTCCTGTCAATCTGAATTTTCCTAAAtacctctcttctttttcagagaCTGTTGTAGGCTTAGGTTCTTTATACCGTGATGTTGATTTCAGGTAATGAATAAGGGCTGCAAAATCAATCCCCTGGAGAACTCTCGAAGCATAGGATGAACTTTACTCTGCAGCCCATCACTAATTGTGCAAAGGCTTGAGTCTGGGCAGTGCAGACAGCAGAACTCCAGGTTGGGAGGCAGTGAATTCCCAAGCTCGATGTTTGaccttttttttggttgcttttgaaTACATCTGTAGAAAGTAGAACAGCCCCGTGCAGACAATGGAGACTGGAAGTAATACATGAATCCTAGCATGGATTACTCAGGAGAGGGGCACAACACTCAAGTGTTTCAGCAGGTACCCATCCCAAAAGTTGTAAGTAAGgattttcttcccaaaacagCAAGTCAAGGGATGTTTTCAGCCTGTAACCCATGGACTTCTTGGTGTCTGTTGGCAAAGCTTGTACGTAAATACCATAGAGTGCTCTGAGAATGTGCCAGGGTACACTGCCATGAACCGGAGCAGCAGGGATTAGGAAGTCTCGGCAACAGTAGGAAAAAGTTTTAGCTAGCAACTAGAACAGGACTGCCACAGTAAGACTTGGCCTGGTAATTCAGCTTGTGCATAGAATAATATTGGATTTCTTGCCCTACGAACATGGCTTTAAATCTTTTAGGTCATCTAAACATCAAGTGCAGAGAAGTGTGGTCTggtattgctttttattcttttagcCATGCACTCTAGAGCCTTATAGCTGTCTCTTTTTGGAGATGGGTTTGCACAGTTTCTTGCCACAAGCTTAGGAAATTAAGCTCACCTTTTTCTCCTGGCAGGAGCATGGATTTTTGGTGTACTTTTGTCTCTTGCACACCACAGCTGTCAGGAGTTGGCAAAGAAAAGTGCTggaaattttttaataaatttcctcaaaaaaaccccaacattctTTGAAAAGGTGAAGAGCAGCTAACAGAATTCTAGTTGATTTGaatctgcagaaattaaaattgcagTGCAACAGTGGGATCGTTTTTGCAGAATTTAAGCCTGCACGTGCACAGGCATGTCCATGTTAGCTGTGTGATAGTGGTCAGGTACTATTTTATGGTTTCCATTCCTCACAAAGACAGACAGCCTTTAAATTATGTTGGATTACTGTCAGATTATGCATAGATGTATTTCATTTACAAAGGTTATAATTTACAAGAACCTGTTTTATGTAAACAAAATTTCTAGTGTACACGTGGACTTAAATTTGATTGGAGTCCTGCACACAGTGGGGCTGAATTTGGTGGAAGACAGGAGTAAGTCCTTACCTTCACTCCAGCAAAATTCAGATCACAGAGAGGCTGGAAAATCCTATTTGAACTTTTTGCCCACAAGCAGGAGCAAGCAGCTTAATATACTGTAGTTTCCCAACAGtgagagaaaaaggcagaagtaCTGCAACTCATTattcattttagctttttacATATTAACCAAACGAATATTTCAAGTCCTGTTATTAAACAACAATTTTGAttgatttccattttgttcCTCAGATTGATATACTTGAAGATCCTGTTATTAAGAATGTCATTGTGCTACAGACAGTCTTACAAGAAGTCAGGAATCGGAGTGCACCAGTGTACAAGCGAATTAGGGATGTGATTGCAAAccctgaaaaacatttctattctTTCACCAATGAACATCATCGGTAAGGTGTGGAATAGGGTATAATAAAGTTACACTGATGTCCagtaaaagaaaactgtgaaaCAGAATTGGAACATGTGACCTaggtaaaaaaaatttaggCTGAGGTGCATTGAACTTGATACTTCTAAGAAATCGTATTGGGAAATAGTTGCATGTATCAGgaccttttctgttttataattaGTATAAGCATATAGTGAAAAGGTGATTATAATGTAGAATAAAGTTTATAGACAAGACTAACTTGAGCAGTGGAATAatgcttttccattttagtGTCTCTTTTAAACATTAATCGTATCTTCATTTCTTAGAACTTTCTGTCACAAACCaacggggtttttttttaatttacctttAATTGTGCTCACAAGTAGTTTCCGCTACTGCAGTATCATAGTTCTACGAATCTTGAATGCATAGTTCTAGCATCTTGAACGCACTCCTCTTCAATTGTCAGTGAGaaggctttattaaaaattaacacttCCTTGCTATTTTTCTTGACGCTTCTGTCTCCTGAGCCTTCTTCATTGGCCTATAGAGTGTTACACATATGACAAAAGTTGGTACAGCAATGATTCTTTTGGCCTCACAATTTTGATCTTGTTTGTCTGAAAAAATTTTGTAAGTATGGATGGATGTtgggatttgttttattttgttcccccccttttatttatttagagaaaCATATATACAGCAAGAGCAGGGAGAAACTTCTAATGACCGCAATGACAGAGCCATTCGGGTAGCAGTAAAATGGTACAATGAACACTTGAAGGAAATAGAGGATGAGGAGAAGATCCAAGTTATCTTTTTAACAAATGACAGAACTAATAAAGAGAAAGCTCTAGAGGAAGGGATAACTGCTTATACATGTAAGTGAAATGGCACGtatgtttaatttattgctCAGATATACAATCTCAGCAGTGTTTTCATACCTAAATCCCATGCATCTCTTGCATAAATAACTATATGTGTGCTTTTGTAGGTGAGGAGTACATAAAAAGCTTGATAGCTAATCCTGATCTTGTAGATCGTCTTGCTTGTGTATCTGATGAAGgggtatgtttttattttctttttataaaataaattaatcacaAATGTTTTCCAGTATATTATTGGACACCATATGTCAGGCAACTGGCATCAGTTTAGAGAATGAGGACTCTGGACTTTATTACCATTTTGGCAATATAACTTTTTGACAATTCaatagaagaaaggaaatattacaGCTGTTTTTACTGCTGCTTGTATGCTTATATCTAGTTATTTGTAAAAAGCCTGTTGCTTTAGATAACTGATGTGAAGATGAGAATAATAGCAATTGGTTTAAGAAAGTGTATATTAGAAATGatgtaaacaaaatgaaaactacaAAAGTGTATATTGCAAACCATTTAGGTCTTTGCTTTGTATCTACTATTTGAAAGTTTATGTTACCTTATTGATCAAAATCATTTTCTATCAAAAGCTCTGATTTTTGTTATCAGTTGACATAAGCACAGGCTACAGCTTGAAGATGAGGTGCATCCTCTTCTATTTCCTTGTGCTTTGTGTTTATCAGATTCAAGATGTATTTTCACATAAGACTGATACAGCTGAAAACTAATACCACCAAAAAATGGGAAAGTTAATTTCATCAGTTAGTTCTAACAGAATGCAGTGGGACATGcaagagtggggaaaaaagtggagGGCTCTGCTGATCTTTCCAGTGGTTAGCTGTAgttcatagactcatagaatcatagaatggtttgggttggaagggacctcaaaagaccatctagttccaacccccctgccatgggcagggacaccctccactagaccacgttgcccaaagccccatccagcctggccttgaacacttccagggagggggcctccacaacttctctgggcaacctgttccagtgcctcaccaccctcacagggaagaatttcttcctaatatctgtATTCATTTAGCTTTAATTGTCTGACTGCTCCAAAGTTTAGTCACAGTAATGTGTTTTCATAACGTTCCATATAACTTACAGCATATGATTACACTGTGTGCTATACTCTTTACTATGTAGTACTatgctaatattttcttcactaAGTATATGTTTAGTCAGTATATCCAAATCAATGTAAAAGTGTACGTGACTTGTGCAGTATCTTTTTAAGTAACTGcaagcaaacaggaaaagaaaaggaggcatTCCTAGAATTGTCATGTTTCTATGTTCTTTACACTTCATTAGAAAAATTGCTGCTTAATAGTAGTTTTTCATTATGTACATATTCATGCCTACACGTAGTTACAATTTTGGAGTTTGCTAGCTGGAGTGTCATGTTTCTGAGCTCGCTTTTGGAATCATCATGAAtacaaaagactgaaaatttccttttttttttttttctcctttttttttttcttttcttttaaagaaagaaatagaaagtggtaaaataattttcccagAACATATTCCTCTTAGCAAACTGCAGCAAGGAATAAAATCTGGTATTTACCTCCAAGGAACTTACAGGGCAAGCAGAGATAATTATCTTGAAGCCACTGTTTGGGTTCATGGAgatgctgaagaaaacaaagaggtgagtttttcattttgacttCATGCTGTGAACTGTAACTAGCCTCAGTAATGACTTAAAATGTAATTCTTTCATGGTGacatatttatttgaaaaggaGCATTACAgtaaatttttctcttctgtgtttttctgacttttttgctttgtttatttgtatGGATGTAGACTACTGAAATGTTGACTCTGCTCATTTTTGAAAAGAGAATATAATGTGTCTAAAATTATGCTTTGTGCTTTGATAAAATACTtgataaaataaagctgaatCTTGGTTGTTAATAGTTTTTTAAGTGACTCGAATATAACACTTCTTTAAATTAGTTTGAAATATATGgtgaaagacagagaaacaagTTTGTAGtaggatttttcagaaaaactgtGGTGAGGCCTTGTggggcttttgctttatttccccTGCTATTTTCATGCCTGGTGATGAGTAGGTGAGCTGTTCCCCTCCAAGCAGTTAACCCAGCTGTCTGCCTGCTGGATTCTCTGTTGCTGCAGTTGTACAGACCCTGTTTCCAAGCAGTtgtttcctccctccctgtttGTAGTGGCAGCTGGAGGTGCTTCTCTAGCTCTCTGTGTCTTTTATTCCAATCTCCCAGTAGTCTGTGGAGTGTCCTAGCCTGCAAAAATAGGAttgtctgattttaaaaaaaaaaaaaaaaagtctggcaagaacaaattatttttatagatgCAATTGAAATCCTGAAGTGGTATCATCAGTACAGAAAGAAACCtaggcaaaggaagaaaatgcctCACCAACATGCCTTAAAATGTTCTTTAGAGTGCAGAGCCTGTTATACATGGATTCTCTTCTGTTATACTGCTTGGATTTGTGTCTTCTGTTGCTATTgtcataaatatttgcattttcattttttgctttctaaaaaaaatccagataatTATACAGGGACTGAAACATTTAAACCGAGCAGTTCACGAAGATATTGTAGCTGTGGAGTTGTTGGCAAAAGATGAATGGGTGGCACCATCCTCAGTGGTCTTGCAGGATGAAGGCCAGAATGAAGATGACATTGCaaatgaagaggagaaagaaaacattgtatGAATTACATAATTTTTTACTTAACTTATGTTGAGAGAGATGGAATCTACAATACCCTGACAATGTTGTTAGGCTTTAGATTTATACGTCCTTTTTATACTGACTCCTAAAAGCTATTGTGAATATGGAAATCATAATGTTACAGTTTcattaaatatacaaatatgtataaaactgatacttttttaattaatcccAATCAGAAATTCCCACATTACCTTGTTAAACTTAATAAATCTAAAAGTTACTAAGTGGTAGTCGGGTAATAATGCAAAGCTATATACTGATGTGCAGATTAGGATTTGCTAGAATAGGAGCAGATGTTATTTCACGATGACAGTCAGCTTTTATAGGCAATGCATACATTTGGAACCAgctgtaaaatattctttagCTTCTTGCAGTAATTCCACTCAGTGCGCATGCAGTGCACACACATGTGTACCTGGTCCAACAAATACTtgcatttctttagaaatgtgATCTTCCCACTGAGTtccatgaaaatgttttttaacaaTTATTGGAGAATTCTCAAGCAACATAAAAGGGCTtctaaaaattataataatagcttggggaaaaaaatggagatagTTGTAGAATCAGCAGAGACAGTGGAACAAGGTAACCTTTCTTCAAagtctttttctgctgttctttgtttttctgaaacaacGTCGATTaagatgaaacaaaacacaatgaaGTAGTATCACATACTAAAAATACTAAAAGTCATGCAAAGCACAGGGAGATAGAGTTCTGTTTGTGAAGTCATAATAGAATTTATGGCATTATAGTGATACATAAGTTATTACCACCAAGGTTTGAGATAAATGCTATAGTACAATATATTAACATAAGTTCAGTTTTGTGGTTTTAACCTCTTGTTTTCTACCAGCTGAAGACTTCTGTTAACAAAGACATGCTGAGACCTACCGGAAAAGTAGTGGGCATTATAAAGCGAAACTGGAGACCATTTTGTGGCATGCTTTCCAAATCACAGATCAAAGAGGTAAGGAAATAGTAAAATTATTCTaagtgcagattttttttcttttaattagaaattatttgttcctttttctggCTGTTAATAGGCAAGGCGCCATTTGTTTACACCAGCTGATCGCAGAATTCCTCGAATTCGAATAGAAACAAGACAAGCAGATACATTGGAAGGACAAAGAATAATTGTTGCTATTGACGGTTGGCCCAGGAATTCCAGGTATCCTAATGTAAGTTTAGGTGTTTTCTGAACTTTTATCTGGCTgatttttatgtgtttattaAGTAAGATGTTCATTATTATCTGCAACCATGAGTAACTTCAAAAAGTGTGGACATGAATTTGAAGTTCTTTGAGTGCCATTCCTTGATGATGCAAATTAAGGAAGTCCTCAAATGATTTAATTTACTCTTATCCCCCAAAACCAGGTATGGGTTATCATACTTTAAAAGCTTGGTCCTCAGGTTCTGCATTGAACGTATATGTGGTAGGTGTTTTATTTAGACTAACTAGGGACAGTCTTATTTTAGTCTGGGTTGCTAGAAATGCAAACCTTTCACTGTGGCTCTACTCATCCACACACTGATTGCTGTCCTAGCAAGTGGTTTCAAACACATTGGCCAAATTCAGTCAAATTGCCAGTGGGGCAGAGTTACAGGTAATTAAGTTCCTAAAAGttctttgtaaataaacagGAGGATATAAGAGAAATTGAGGACACCAGCTTCAATTTGTGTTGGACACTACGCTTTGAAGAGGCTTCCATTGCCTTGTGTAGGAATGCATAGCTTGTAATGAGTGCGAGCACAGCTGTCTCACCTATGTTTagagaaatgaaggaaatttGGAATATATGGAAGGAGTGTTAAGACAAAGACAGCATTACTGCAGAGGATGAGACGTGAGAAAGGAAGTGGTTAATGCAGTGTTAGGGAGTGGGATGTGTGGCACAACACAAACCCATGGAGAAATTAGACCTTGTTAGTTTTGTTGCTTGTGCAGcaatggtttttttcccctgcaaaacTGAATTGCTACGTTTGCGATTTTTGCAGTCTTAAATGGGGAGAATTTAGTGCCTTTCtaggaaaagagggagaagtACAAAGTTCAGACTTACTGAATCaattaaatgtttgaaattaaatttctctcttaaaaaaagagaaagttaacTGAAGAAGGAAAGACTACTCCTTCTATGTAGTTTAATATACTAATAACCTATGAGAGAATGGTctcaaatacttatttttgaggaaaaaatattgcttgatgtgcatgtgtatgtatatatttgtatgCATGTATATTGTTTTTCAGGGTCATTTTGTAAAGAACTTGGGAACTGCTGGAGATAAAGAGACTGAGACAGAAGTTCTTTTGCTTGAACATGATGTCCCTCATCAGCCTTTTTCCCAGGGTGTCCTTAGTTTCCTACCAAAAATGCCATGGAGCATTACAGAACaggtaataatttttaaattactgtaataATTACTGTGCCTTCTCCTTCAAATCAAACTGTGATGTTCTTGGATACCCCAGTGCACCAAAAATAGGATTGTTTTGGACAACATTTATCTTCTGTCTTAGGGTGTACTTTCAGCCAGATTTCTTACAGAAACAAGGCCTCTGCAAGTTTTTGGCTAAAACTGTGTTTGTTAGAGATAGATATTTTAAGATACAAAACATATtacaaatttcattaaaaataaaaatatttgaaaaggttttttttgtaaaggagAGAGACTAGAATTCAAATAATTGTAAGATCATCCTTAAGAGTTTTTCATCTTGCTAAATAGCTTTGTAACCAAATGTGGCAGCCTGTGTCATCACTAAAATAATCCAAAGAGAGGAGATTTTAATGTATCCCGCTATAATCCAGTAACTTAattagagaaagagaaattggTGTTTGCAGAATTACTCGTTTTAAATGCTGTTAGTGAATTTCAGGTTCTCCCCAGTAGCTTAAGTATGGGAAATAGTTGCTTTAGAACATATGGAAAAATGTCATCAGGGAACAATTTGAGTGTCATATGTTCTTGTTTTGGACTGGGCtagtgttgtttgtttgttcgttttGTGTTGGGTTGgactgggctgggggggagtagtttttgtgcatttttttttgtgtattttaatttctttgaggTGGGCtacttttattataatttattagCTACTCCTCTTTCTTTTGAACATGGAAACTGAAGGAGGGATCTTTGTGTAAATTAGCTGTCTAAAAGTCAGTTGTCTAGTCTAAGATACCTCTCTGAGATCTTTCTGTAGCCATGATACAAAAGTAGATACTTTGTTCCTTTCAACTGTCTAGACATCTAAGCCTCATAAAGCTAAAGTTAATTGAGAGCAATCATATCCTAAACAATTTGTCCAGTCAAAATTTCACTTCTTGATTCCTGGTTCTGCTAATTCTGAGATCATGAAAAGATTgtgattttattctgtttatctTCCTGTTGGCTGTAAACCAGAAAATTTTTCAGTACTTGATTATCATCTTAGTTTTTCTATCACTGTAGTTTCTGCATGCCTGTTTTGAtcttacaaataaatattactgcagattttgttttaagaccaaaaaaaaaagcactctgaAAATACTCAGTTGCTTTGGAAAGTGTTATGCAAAGTGCCTTTCTCAGATGGTCATTTTTACTTTGATAGGATGATGTTCTCAgtaacaaattttttttttcttatttttttttttttaatttcaggatATGAAATACAGGGAGGACTTAAGGAATCTGTGTGTTTGTAGTGTTGATCCTCCTGGCTGTACAGATATTGATGATGCATTACATTGTAGAGaattagaaaatggaaatatagaggtattgtttcttttttattgagtcatttatttatttacttcctTTATTTTACAAACAGTGCGGTAGCGGTAATAGTAAATGACATGAGCAAAGCTCCAGATCTGTTGTAAAAGAAATGAATGGTGTTTACACAACTGTGAGATGGTAATAAAGAAAGGGAGTTGATTTGCATTACATCAGTGTCAGAAGTGGGAATTTAATGTCTAAATTTCGCCTTGCTTTCTGCTCACTTGGCGTGGGAAATTAACATGGAATTTATTTACTGCTTTAGCTAAGTATAAACATGGATATCTACAGCTAGGATAAGGAACTATCAGTAGAAGAAGTGAATCTACTGCTGTAATGCCTAAAGaatgattattttattaaaaaaataaaaggcattaaAAAGCTACAGACTTAACACCA of the Grus americana isolate bGruAme1 chromosome 1, bGruAme1.mat, whole genome shotgun sequence genome contains:
- the DIS3 gene encoding exosome complex exonuclease RRP44, with translation MLTSRMFLKRTRAGAVVKVVREHYLRDDIPCGAAACRLCPPRPAGPGLGLQAQPSGAASSLCPGPHYLLPDTNLLLHQIDILEDPVIKNVIVLQTVLQEVRNRSAPVYKRIRDVIANPEKHFYSFTNEHHRETYIQQEQGETSNDRNDRAIRVAVKWYNEHLKEIEDEEKIQVIFLTNDRTNKEKALEEGITAYTCEEYIKSLIANPDLVDRLACVSDEGKEIESGKIIFPEHIPLSKLQQGIKSGIYLQGTYRASRDNYLEATVWVHGDAEENKEIIIQGLKHLNRAVHEDIVAVELLAKDEWVAPSSVVLQDEGQNEDDIANEEEKENILKTSVNKDMLRPTGKVVGIIKRNWRPFCGMLSKSQIKEARRHLFTPADRRIPRIRIETRQADTLEGQRIIVAIDGWPRNSRYPNGHFVKNLGTAGDKETETEVLLLEHDVPHQPFSQGVLSFLPKMPWSITEQDMKYREDLRNLCVCSVDPPGCTDIDDALHCRELENGNIEVGVHIADVSHFIRPGNALDEESAKRGTTVYLCEKRIDMVPELLSSNLCSLRSNVDRLAFSCIWEMNHKAEILKTRFTKSIINSKASLTYAEAQMKIDSATMNDDITTSLRRLNKLAKILKKKRIDNGALTLSSPEVRFHMDSETHDPIDLQTKELKETNSMVEEFMLLANVSVAQKIYDEFPEFALLRKHPAPPPSNYDILVKAAKSKNLEVKTDSAKALAESLDKAESPAFPYLNTLLRILTTRCMMQAVYFCSGMDNDFHHYGLASPIYTHFTSPIRRYADIIVHRLLAVAVGADSTYPELTDKHKLADMCKNLNYRHKMAQYAQRASVAFHTQLFFKSKGVVNEDAYILFVRKNAVVVLIPKYGLEGTVFFEEKGKPTPKLDYNNEVPSLTVEDTTLHVFDKVKVNIMLDASNIQHQKIRMVLVEPKILGSDVPANLPTEISSKNEPEKKKKKLQK